Genomic window (Streptomyces sp. LX-29):
TGGCGATGCCCTTGGCGGACAGCAGCTTCTCGAAGCCGGCCTGGTCCACGAAGTCGCGGCGCACCGGGTCCTGGAGGTCCTTCTTCCAGTCGATGCGGATGGCGTTCTTGATGTGGTTCTTGTCGTAGGCCGAGGTGTCCTCGTCGACCTCCACGATGACCGTCTTCGGGTCGTCGATGCGGTCCTGGACCCAGTCGGCGTCCACCAGGACGTCACTGCGGCTCATGTTCTCTCCTCCGGGGCAGTTGCGGCGGTACGGGCGGTACGGTCCCTGCGAGCGGGCCTTGCGGTACGGGCCTTGTGCGGGCCCTGCGGTACGGGGCCTTGTCGGTCCTGCGGTACGGGGCCTTGCGGTACGCGACGGTATGGCGACGGCGACGATTCGGCCGGGCGCCCTGCGCGAGCGATATGCGGGGAGGCCCTGAGCGGGCGAGGGGCGGCGGGTGCGGCTGAAGCGCACGGCCCCGTCAGACGGTGCGACAGAGCATGGCGGCGACGCGGCACAGATCGACTGCCCGCCGCTTCGTGAGATCCGCCTGTCGCTTCATAGGGCCGATCGTAGGGACGGATCGGCGGGCATGTCACCGGTGTGTCAAATGGTGAGATGCGATCGTCCGCTGTGCGGGATGGTTCGTACGGCGCCGTGCGGTGGGCCGGCTGCGCCAGCCTCGGAGGCGTTATCTGTGGTGCCGGGCCGGGGCTCCAGGGCGGAGGTCCGGGACCGCATATGTACGGGCGACGACCCCGTGCCGCGGTGGCACCCCCTCGTTGCCCACACATATGCGACAGCGTCCCGGACTTCTCCGCCCCTGCACCCCCGGCCGCTCCCGCCGGCGCCCGGCCGCGGGAGTGTGTCCGGATTTCGAGACGGGTGTTCGACTGCTGGGCTGTGTCGGGAGATCTGCGTCTAACCGGCCAGGTTGACGTCGTTGCCCGTCACCGTGATGTCCATGCCGTCCGGAGTGATCTTCGCGTCGCTGAGCTGCAGGCCCGCGGGCATGTCGTTGATCGTGCGCTCCCAGTCGGTGCGCTTGCGGACCTTCTCCTCCCAGCCGGGCAGGCTGCTGCCGGGGATCTTGTCGGCCCGCACCCGGATGGTGTTGCCGTCCGCGACGACGATGGTGCCGCGCGCGCTGACGTTCAGGCCCAGCAGGGAGCCGGTGATCTTGACCTGGTTGCGGTCCGCCGCGCTCTTCCCGGCGTAGGAGACCTTGATGCCCGGGCCGGCGGCCGCGGACAGGTCCGCGTAGCTGATGTGCGCCTTGCCGGAGGCGCGGTCCGCGGTGGCGGAGGAGAAGTCGCTGGAGACGCGCACCTGGTGCAGGGTCGCGGACAGCTCGGTCACCTTGACCTGCCGCCCGTCGCTGGTGCTGGAGGTCATGCCGTCCAGGCTCACCTCGACCTCGTCCAGCTCCTTGCCGGCGACCTGGGTGAGGAAGGGGAAGCCCTTGATGGAGACCTCGGGGGTGATGTCCAGACCCTGCTTGGACTTGATCTTCTCGGCGGCCTCGGACTCGGCGAAGTCCACGGCGAGACGGTCGGCGGCCGTGAAGAGGCCGCCGAGGACCACCAGGACGACCGCGGTGATCTTCAGTCCGCGGCCGCGTTTGCGCCGCCGGGGCGGGGCCGGGGGCACCGGCGGCGGGCCGGCCGGGGCCGGTGCCCCGGGCCGGCCGTCCGCCGCATAGGTCATCTCCGCGTCCGCCATGTCGTCCCCCAAGATCTCGATCAGGCCGTTCCGTGGCTGTCGAGCCTAACGGGAACACCTAAGCGATAGCGCGACCGATGAAGTAGACGGCGGGCGCGGCGGCGGCCAGCGGCAGCGCGACACCGGCCGTCATGTGGACGAAGCGCGACGGGTAGTCGTAGGCCGCCACGCGCAGCCCGATCAGCGCGCACACCCCGGCGGCCAGCGCCAGCGCGGCGGCCTCGGTCGCGCCGGTGTCGGTCAGCTGCCCGGCGCCCACACCGGCGCCGGCCGCCGCGAGCAGGGCCACGACGACCGAGACGGCCGTCGGCAGAGGCAGCGCGCGGGCGAGTGCCGCGACGGCCACGGCGGCCGCGCCCACGACGACCGCGTCGGAGGACTCGGCGGCGGTGGCCAGATAGCCGGAGGCCAGCACGGCGAGCGCGGTGGAGACGGTGGTGGTGGTGAGGCTGTACATCCGCTCGTCCGGGGTGCTGCGGTTGCGCAGCTGAAGGATGATCACCAGCAGCAGCCAGACGCCCAGCGTGCCGAGGACGACGGTCGGGGCGTCCTCCTTGCCGGTGGCCAGCAGCCCGGCGTCGGCGGCCAGTCCGCCGGCGAAGGCCAGCGCGATGCCCTGGCGCGCGGGCCACATGCCGTTGAGCCGGAACCAGCCGGCCGCGGTGACCGCCTGGAGCAGCGCCACGACCACGGCGACCGCCGCCCGCGGCAGCGGCGCGGTGGCCGCCAGCAGCCCGGCGAGGGCGGCGGTCAGCAGCGCCGGGGTCATCCCCGGGTCGATGATCTGCGCGCGCCCCTCGGCGCGGGCCCGCTCGGCCGCGGTCATCGGCTTCGGCGCGGCAGCCGGCTCCGGGGCCGGAAGCGGGGGCTCCGGCGCGGCCGTCGGGGCCGGGTGGCCCGGTGTGGCGTACGCGGCGGCGTCGGCGGGCTGCTGCGGGAGGTAGGCGGTGTCCGCTCCCACCGGAGCGGTGTACGGCTCCTGGTAGCCGGCGTGGCCCTGCGCGTCCGGCGGATAGGCGTACGGGTCCTGCTGCCCGTAGGGCGCCTGCGGATGGAGGTACGCCTGCTGCTCGCCGTAGCCGTTCCAGTCGGTGGCGGGCTGCTGTCCGTGCGGGTCGTACCCGGCGTAGGCGTCCTGCTGGCCGTACGACTGCTGGGGCTGCCCGTACGGGTACGGCTGCCCGTAGGCGTCATAGCCCCCGTACGGCTGCCGCTGGTCGTAGGCGTGCTGTGGATCGTGTGGCTGATTGCTCATCGCTCGGGGTCATCCTCCTGCGAACGGCGGGAGCACCTCGACCGTGCCGCCCTCGGCCAATGGGACCGTCGTGTGGTCGCGCGTGCCGACGGGGGACCCGTCGACCAGGAACGAACAGCGCTGGAGCACCCGGGCGAAGTCCGGTCGCTCGCTGTGCGCCCGCCGGGCCGCGTCGAGGGCCTCGGCGAGGGTGCCCGCCGTGTACGGCTCCTCGGCGGTGCCGGCCGCCGCCTTCGCGGCCGCCCAGTAGCGGATCGTGCCGGCGGGCACGGGCGGCCCGGCCGGGTGCCCGGCCCTGTCCCCGGTCGCCATCGCGACCCCCTTTCGCGTCCGTCCGCCCGGCGCGCCGCGGCGGTTAACGCCCTCCATGATGACGGGTGGAACGCCACAGCAAATCCAGGCGCCGGGCCGGTCGCTGTCCGCTTAGGGTTTCGATGTGCTGCTCCGACTCATACGGGCCCATCTCAAGCCCTACATCCGTCCCATCACACTTATCGTCTTTTTACAGCTCGTCGCGACGCTCGCCACGCTGTATCTGCCGACGCTGAACGCGGACATCATCGACGACGGCGTGGTCAAGGGGGATACCGGATACATCCTGCGGCTCGGTGGCGTCATGATCGGCGTGACGCTGGTGCAGGTGGTGTGCTCCATCGGCGGGGTCTACTACGGCGCGCGCACCTCCATGGCGCTCGGCCGTGACATCCGGGCGGCCGTCTTCGACCGGGTGCAGTCCTTCTCCGCCCGCGAACTGGGTCGCTTCGGGGCGCCCTCGTTGATCACCCGCACCACCAACGACGTGCAGCAGGTCCAGATGCTGGTGCTGATGGCGTTCACGCTGATGGTCGCGGCGCCGATCATGTGCGTGGGCGGCATCGCCCTGGCGCTCCAGCAGGACGTGCCGCTCTCCGGGCTGCTGCTGCTGATCGTGCCGGTGCTGGGCCTCATCACCGGGGTCGTCCTGCTCCGGATGCGGCCGCTGTTCCGCGGTGTCCAGTCCCGGATCGACACCGTCAACCGGGTGCTGCGCGAGCAGATCACCGGCATCCGGGTGATCCGCGCCTTCGTGCGGGACGACCACGAGCGCCGGCGCTTCACGGTGGCCAACGAGGGCCTGCTGGACGTCTCGCTGCGGGCCGGCCGGCTGATGGCGCTGATGTTCCCGGCCGTGATGCTGGTGGTGAACCTCTCCAGCGTGGCCGTGGTCTGGTTCGGCGGGCACCGCATCGACGACGGCGAGATGCAGATCGGTGCGCTGACCGCGTTCCTGGCCTATCTGATGCAGATCCTGATGTCCGTGATGATGGCCACCTTCATGTTCATGATGGTGCCCCGCGCGGAGGTGTGCGCGGAACGCGTCCAGGAGGTGCTCACCACCGAGAGCAGCGTGGCACCCCCGCGCGTCCCGGTGACCGTCCCGGCCGCGCGTCGCCGCGGGCTGCTGGAGCTGACCGGGGTGGAGTTCCGCTACCCGGGCGCCGAGGAGCCGGTGCTGCGGGACGTCTCGCTGATCGCCCGGCCGGGTGAGACCACGGCCGTCATCGGCTCCACCGGCAGCGGCAAGTCCACGTTGCTGGGGCTGGTGCCGCGGCTGTTCGACGCCACCGCCGGCCGGGTGCGGGTGGACGGCGTGGACGTCACCGAGCTGGACCCGGTGGTGCTCACCGAGACCGTCGGCCTGGTCCCGCAGAAGCCGTACCTGTTCAGCGGGACGGTCGCCTCGAACCTGCGCTACGGGAACCCCGACGCGACGGACGAGGAGCTGTGGCGGGCGCTGGAGGTGGCCCAGGCGCGGGAGTTCGTCGAGCAACTGCCGGAGGGGCTCGCGGCCCCGATCGCCCAGGGCGGCGGCAATGTCTCCGGCGGTCAGCGGCAGCGGCTGGCGATCGCCCGGGCGCTGGTGCGCCGACCGGCGATCTACCTCTTCGACGACTCCTTCTCGGCGCTCGACTACGCCACCGACGCCCGGCTGCGGCTGGCGCTGGCCGCGGAGACGAGCGAGGCCACGGTCGTCATCGTCGCCCAGCGGGTCTCCACCATCCGCAACGCGGACCGCATCGTGGTGCTGGACGAGGGCCGCGTCGTCGGCACCGGCACCCACCCCGAGTTGATGGAGTCCAACCCCACCTACCGGGAGATCGTGCTCTCCCAGCTCACCGAGCGGGAGGCCGCATGAGCGCGTCGACGACCAAGGGCGGGCAGCCCGGCGGCTCGATCCCGCGCCGGGGGCCCGCGCCGGCCTCCGGCATGGCGCGCTTCATGGGCGGCCAGCCCACGGAGCGCTCGATGGACTTCCGGGGCTCCGGCCGCCGGCTGCTGGCGACCATGCGCCCCGAGCGGGGCATCTCCCTGGTCGCCCTGGCGCTGGGCGTGGTGAGCATCGCGCTGTCGGTCCTCGGCCCGAAGATCCTCGGCCATGCCACCGACCTGATCTTCGCGGGCATCGTCGGTCGCTCGCTGCCCGAGGGGGTCAGCAAGGCGGAGGCGGTGCGGCGGCTGCGGGACAGCGGCGAGGGCACGCTGGCCGACATGGTCGCCTCCATGCCGGTCGTCCCCGGCCAGGGCATCGACTTCGACGCGGTCGGGGTGGTGCTGGGCTGGGTGGTGCTGATCTATCTCGGCGCCTCGGTGTTCGGCCTGGTGCAGGCCCGTATCTACACCGTCGTGGTGCAGCGTGCCGTCTTCCGGCTGCGCGAGCAGGTGGAGGAGAAGCTGTCCCGGCTGCCGCTGTCGTACTTCGACAAGCAGCCGCGCGGCGAGGTGCTCTCGCGGGCGACCAACGACATCGACAACATCCAGCAGACGCTGCAGCAGACGCTCAGCCAGGCCGTCGCCTCGCTGCTGACCATCGTCGGCGTGCTGGCGATGATGTTCTGGATCTCGCCGCTGCTGGCGCTGGTGGCCCTGGTGACGGTGCCGCTGTCGGTGGTGGTCGCGGCCCGCGTCGGCAAGCGGGCGCAGCCCCAGTTCGTGGCGCAGTGGAAGACCACCGGCACGCTCAACGCCCACGTCGAGGAGATGTACACCGGCCACGCGCTGGTGAAGGTCTTCGGGCGCCAGAAGGAGTCGGCCCAGATCTTCCGCGAGCAGAACGAGAAGCTGTACGAGGCCGGCTTCAAGGCCCAGTTCATATCCGGGATCATCCAGCCCGCGATGATGTTCATCGGCAACCTGAACTATGTGCTGGTGGCGGTGGTCGGCGGGCTGCGGGTGGCCAGCGGCTCCCTGTCGATCGGCGACGTCCAGGCGTTCGTCCAGTACTCGCGCCAGTTCAGCCAGCCGCTCACCCAGGTGGCCAGCATGGCCAACCTGATCCAGTCCGGCGTCGCCTCCGCCGAGCGGGTCTTCGAGCTGTTGGACGCCGAGGAGCAGCGCCCGGACGCGGTCGGCGCGCCCCGGCCGGAGCGGGTCACCGGACGCGTCTCGTTCGAGAAGGTCTCCTTCCGCTACCAGCCGGACAAGCCGCTGATCGAGGACCTGTCGCTGGCGGTCCACCCCGGGCAGACGGTCGCCATCGTCGGTCCCACCGGCGCCGGCAAGACCACCCTGGTCAATCTGCTGATGCGGTTCTACGAGGTCAGCGGCGGGCGGATCACCCTGGACGGGGTGGACATCGCCGCCATGTCGCGCGAGGAGCTGCGCTCCCACATCGGGATGGTGCTCCAGGACACCTGGCTGTTCGGCGGCACCATCGCCGAGAACATCGCCTACGGGGCGGAGGGCGCCGGCATGGACGAGATCGTCTGGGCGGCCAAGGCCACGCATGTGGACCGGTTCGTACGGACGCTCCCGGACGGCTACGACACGGTGCTGGACGACGAGGGGGCCAACCTCAGCGTCGGCGAGAAGCAGCTGATCACCATCGCCCGGGCGTTCCTGGCCGAGCCGGCCATCCTCATCCTGGACGAGGCCACCAGCTCGGTCGACACCCGCACCGAGGTGCTGATCCAGCACGCCATGGCCTCGCTGCGCACCGGCCGCACCAGCTTCGTCATCGCCCACCGGCTCTCCACCATCCGCGACGCCGACGTCATCCTCGTGATGGAGTCGGGCCGCATCGTCGAGCAGGGCTCCCACCAGGAGCTGGTCGCCGCGGGCGGGGCGTACGCCCGGCTGTACGAGGCGCAGTTCGCTGAGCCGTTGGCGGAGTGAGCCCGTCGCCGGGGTCCGGGAGCCGTGCCCGGACCCCGGCGGCCGCCCCCCGCTCAGCCCAGCGCGCGGTCGAGGTTGAAGGCCGCGCTGATGAGGGCGAGATGGGTGAACGCCTGGGGGAAGTTGCCCTGCTGTTCGCCGGTGCGGCCGATCTCCTCCGCGTAGAGCCCCAGGTGGTTGGCGTAGGTGAGCATCTTCTCGAAGGCCAGCCGGGCCTCGTCCAGCCGTCCGGCCCGGGTCAGCGCCTCCACGTACCAGAACGAGCAGATGGAGAAGGTGCCCTCCTCGCCGCGCAGGCCGTCCGGGCTGGCCTCCGGGTCGTAGCGGTAGACCAGCGAGTCGGAGACCAGGTCCTTGCCGAGGGTGTCCAGCGTGGAGAGCCACTTGGGGTCGGTGGGGGAGACGAACTTCGCCAGCGGCATCATCAGGACCGAGGCGTCCAGCACCGTGGAGTCGTCCAGGGTCTGGGTGAACGCGCCGCGCTCGGCGGACCAGCCGCGCGCCATGATCTGCCGGTAGATCTCGTCCCGGACCCCGCCCCAGTAGGTCAGATCGGCGGGGAGCCCGCGGTGCCGGGCCATCCGGACGGCGCGCTCGATGGCCACCCAGCACATCAGCCGGGAGTAGAGGAAGTTCTTGCGGCCGCCGCGGGTCTCCCACACCCCCTCGTCGGGCTGGTCCCAGTGTGCGCAGACCCAGTCGACCAGCGCGCTGACGGTGTCCCAGTCGTCGCTGGAGACGGGCTGACCCCACTTGTCGTAGAGGTACAGGGAGTCGATGAGCGCCCCGTAGATGTCCAGTTGGAGCTGGTCGGCGGCGCCGTTGCCGACCCGCACCGGGCGGGAGCCGAGGTGGCCCGCCAGATGGTCCAGGGTGCGCTCGGGGAGGTCGCGGCGGCCGTCGATGCCGTACATGATCTGGAGCGGACCGGTGGAGTCGGCCTCCTCGAAGTGGATCCGCTCGCGGAGGAAGCGCATGAACGCCTCGGCCTCGCGGGTGAAGCCGAGCCGCAGCAGCGCGTAGACGCAGAACGCGGCGTCCCGCACCCAGACGTAGCGGTAGTCCCAGTTCCGCTCGCCGCCGGGCTGCTCGGGCAGGCTGGTGGTGGGCGCCGCCACCATGGCGCCGGTCGGCGCGTAGCTGAGCAGCTTCAGAGTCAGCGCGGAGCGGTGCACCATCTCCCGCCACCGGCCGCGGTAGCGGGACGCCGCCAGCCAGCCGCGCCAGTAGCGCACGGTCGCGTCGAACTGGCGTTGCGCCTCGGTCAGCGCGCACTCCCGGTGGGTGAGGTGGGAGGTGCCGCCGACCCGGTCCAGTGCGAAGACCGCCTGCTCCCCCTCGTGCAGCTTGAACGTGGCCCACACGTCCTGGCCCTGCCGCTCCAGCGGGACGCTCGCGTTCAGGTCCAGGGTCAGCGAGGGGGACTCGAAGAGGGCGTCGTGGTAGCGGGTGCGCACCGTGTGCGGTTCGGCGCCGTAGCCGAACCGCGGCGCGATCCGGGCCTGGAACGGCAGCGACCCGCGGACGCAGAGCACCCGCCGGATCAGCCGGTGCCGGTCGGCCTCCATCGAGTCGTCCATGACCGGCATGAAGTCCTGCACCTCGCCCACCCCGTCCTCCGCGAAGAACCGGGTGATCAGCACATTGGTGTCGGGGAAGTAGAACTGCTTGGTCCGGGTGGGGATGTCCGGCGCCAGCTCGAACCGGCCGCCCCGCTCCGGATCGAGGATCCCGCCGAAGACGCTGGGCGCGTCGAAGCGGGGACAGCAGTACCAGTCGATGGTGCCGTCCGTCGCGACCAGCGCGGCGCTGCGCAGGTCGCCGATGAGGCCGTGGTCCGCGATGGGGAGAGACCGGGCAGAGGTCATGATCCGCCTCCAAGCCGCGTCTGCGCTCATTCCAGGCTAGCGGCGGCGGGGCGGAGCCGCCGGGGCCGATACGGGCGTATGCGGCGGCTCGGGCGTACGTGCCGGCTCGGACATGGGCGGCGGGGCTCGGGCGTGGGTTTGCCGGCTCGGGCGTACCCGGCGGCCTCAGTCGGGGACGGCGGCCGTCCGCACGGCCCATGCCGCGATCCGGTCCAGCAGCGCGGCGTCGGCGGCGGCCTCGGCGTGGCCGAAGCCGGGTTCGAGCCACAGCTCGGCCGCTCCCGGCGCGGCCGCCGCGGCGAGCATGCGGGGGTGGTCGAGCGGGAAGTAGGCGTCGCGGTCGCCGTGCACGATGAGCAGCGGGGTGGGCGCGATGAGGGGGACCGCCGCGACGGGGGACAGCGGCACCGGGTCCCAGCGCCGGGCGGCGACGCGGGTGCCCAGCCCGTACCGCGAGACCAGCCGGCCGGTCGGGCCGGATACCACCCAGTGCAGCCGCCGCATAGGCGCGGTGCCGCGGTAGTACCAGCGGGACGGGGCGCTCACCGCGACCACCGCGTCGGAGTGCGCGTCCGTGCGCCCCTCGTGCTCCGCCCCGTGCCCCAGGTCGCGCGCCGGCCCGGGGGCCGGCCGTGCGCCCCCGGTTCCGTCCCCGTTCCTGTGCAGCGCGGCGTGTCGGAGGACCACCGAGCCGCCCATCGAGAAGCCGACCGTGGCCACCCGCCGGTGGCCCAACTGCCGGGCCCAGCGGACCGCCGCCGCCAGGTCGAGGACCTCCAGATCGCCGATGGTGGAGCGCCCGCCGGACCGGCCGTGCCCCCGGAAGGAGAACGTGATCACGGCCGCACGCTGGCCGAACGTCTCCGCGGCGCGGCGCAGCGCGGGGCGCTCCAGGGCCCCGGTGAAGCCGTGCGCGACGACGATGACCGGCTCGGCGGACGGGTCGCCGGCCGTCCCGGGCGCTGTCGCGCGCGGCGCGTACGCCGCCTCGATCGAGACCCCGTCGGCCGTCAGCAGGGTGACGCGCCGGGGGACGGAGGTGTTCCGCCGAGTGACCGGGGGAACACGGCGGCGTTCCGTTCCGGCCTCTGCTCCAGGTGCCATGTGGGCTATTCTGCTGGGAAGAGGACTCGGGCAACGCAGCCCCCGGGTCCTTTTGTGCTTTCAGGCGCGTTTCGCGCGTTTGAGCGCACGCGTGCTCCAGGGCGCGGAGCGCGACCGTACGAAGCAGTGCCGCATAGCCTCGCAGGGACCGAGGAAGGAACTGACGTGATGGGTGAGCCAGGCGTGCAGGACCGGATGAGCGTGCAGGACCGTGCGACCGCGACCGGGGAGGGTGGCGGCCGATGAGCTCGCTCCTGCTCCTGACCAACGCACTGCAACCCTCCACCGAGGTGCTCCCCGCGCTCGGTCTGCTCCTGCACAGCGTGCGGGTCGCGCCGGCGGAGGGTCCGGCGCTGGTGGACACCCCCGGTGCCGATGTGATCCTCGTCGACGGCCGCCGTGACCTCCCCCAGGTGCGCAGCCTGTGCCAGCTGCTGCGCTCCACCGGCCCCGGCTGCCCGCTGATGCTGGTGGTCACCGAGGGCGGGCTGGCCGCGGTCACCGCCGACTGGGGCATCGACGACGTGCTGCTGGACACCGCGGGCCCGGCCGAGGTCGAGGCCCGGCTGCGGCTGGCCATGGGCCGCCAGCAGATCGGCTCCGACGACTCCCCGATGGAGATCCGCACCGGTGATCTCTCGGTGGACGAGGCGACCTACAGCGCCAAGCTCAAGGGCCGGGTGCTGGACCTCACCTTCAAGGAGTTCGAGCTGCTGAAGTACCTGGCACAGCACCCCGGACGGGTCTTCACCCGCGCCCAGCTGCTCCAGGAGGTCTGGGGCTACGACTACTTCGGAGGCACCCGGACGGTGGACGTGCACGTACGGCGGCTGCGCGCCAAGCTCGGCCCCGAGCACGAGTCGCTGATCGGGACCGTGCGGAACGTCGGCTATCGCTTCGTGATCCCGGAGAAGGCCGAGCGGGTCGCCGAGGAGGCCAAGGCCCAGGCCGCGACGAGGGGCGGCGCGGCCCGGAGCGAGGCGGAGCCGGACCGGTCGGCCGGGCAGGGGACGAGGGCCGCCGTCGGACGAACGGCCAAGCCTTAGCTGGACCCGCGTAGACTGCGCCCGTGGCCAAGGTGACGCGGGACGATGTGGCAAGGCTGGCGGGGACCTCGACCGCTGTCGTCAGCTACGTCATCAACAATGGACCGAGGCCGGTCGCCCCGGCCACGCGGGAGCGTGTGCTCGCCGCGATCAAGGAGCTGGGGTACCGGCCGGACCGGGTGGCGCAGGCGATGGCCAGCCGCCGGACCGACCTCATAGGACTGATCGTCCCCGACGCCCGGCAGCCGTTCTTCGCCGAGATGGCGCACGCCGTGGAACGGGCGGCCGCCGAGCGCGGCAAGATGGTGCTCGTCGGCAACTCCGACTACCTCGACGAGCGCGAGGTGCACTACCTGCGCGCCTTCCTGGGCATGCGGGTCTCCGGGCTGATCCTGATCAGCCAGGGCCCCAGCGAGCACGCCGCCGCCGAGATCGACGCCTGGGACGCGCGCGTGGTGCTGCTGCACCGCCGTCCCGAGGCGATCGAGGACGTCGCGGTGGTCACGGACGACGTGGGCGGCGCCCACCTGGCCACCCGGCACCTGCTGGAGCACGGCCATCCGTACGTCGCCTGCCTCGGCGGTCTGGAGACCACCCCGACCGTCGGCGACCCGGTCACCGACCACGTCGAGGGCTGGCGGAGGGCCATGCGGGAGGCCGGGCAGCCGGTGGACGGACGCCTCTTCGAGGCCCCGTACAACCGCTACGACGCCTACAAGGTCGCGCTGGAGCTGCTCGCCGGCCCGGACCGGCCGCCGGCGATCATCTGCGCCACCGACGACCAGGCGATCGGCGTGCTGCGCGCCGCGCGGGAGCTGCGCCTCGACGTGCCCGGGGATCTGGCCGTCGCCGGCTTCGACGACGTGAAGGAGGCGGCGCTCACCGATCCGCCGCTGACCACGGTCGCCTCCGACCGGGAGGCGATGGCGCGGGCCGCGGTCGACCTGGTGCTGGACGACGGGCTGCGGGTGACCGGCTCGCGGCGGGAGCGGCTGAAGCAGTTCCCGTCCGCCCTGGTGGTGCGGCGCTCCTGCGGCTGTAGCTGACGCCGGCCGGGCGCGGGCCGCGTGGCGGTCCGGCGGCGCGGCACCCCGGAGCCTTATGTCGGGCTTACGGACTTCTGTCCCTGTTCTCAGCGGGCACTCAGAGAATTCTCATGGTCGCTGAGCACAGTCGTCGGCATGACGGACGACAGCATCGGCCGCGGTGGCGGCCACCTACCCGGGGACCCGCAGCGACAGCCGTACGCTCCGCCGGTCCCGCCCGCCACGCCCCCGTACACGCCGTACGCGCCGTATGGTCCGCACGGGCCGCGGGCCCCGCGGCCGGTGACCACGGCCACCGGGGTGACCGTGTGGCCGGGCGGCGGAACCCATGACAGCGCGGCGGACGGCCGCGGCGGTCGGCGCGGCGACCGCCGCCGGCCCGGCCGTCGGTCCGGGTCCCTGATCGCCGCCGTCGCCCTCGTGGCCGCGGCGCTCGGCGGCGGCACGGCGGCGCTGGTCGGCAACGCCACCCACCGTTCCGACGACTCCACGGCCACCCCCGTCGTCAACGCCAACGCGTCCGAGGGCGGCGTCTCGGCGGTCGCCAAGGCGGTCGGGCCGAGCATCGTGGAGATCAGCGCGACCTCGCGCGGCGCCGCCCGGTCCACCGGCTCGGGCGTGGTCATCACCGCCGACGGCGAGATCATCACCAACAACCACGTCATCGCGGGCGCCGACACGGTGACGGTGCGGTTCAGCGACGGCAGCCAGAAGGACGCGCGGGTCGTCGGCACCGACCCCGACAAGGACCTGGCCCTGATCGAGGTCTCGGGCGCCAGCGGCCTCAAGCCCGCGGTGCTCGGCGACTCCGACGCCG
Coding sequences:
- a CDS encoding LacI family DNA-binding transcriptional regulator; translated protein: MAKVTRDDVARLAGTSTAVVSYVINNGPRPVAPATRERVLAAIKELGYRPDRVAQAMASRRTDLIGLIVPDARQPFFAEMAHAVERAAAERGKMVLVGNSDYLDEREVHYLRAFLGMRVSGLILISQGPSEHAAAEIDAWDARVVLLHRRPEAIEDVAVVTDDVGGAHLATRHLLEHGHPYVACLGGLETTPTVGDPVTDHVEGWRRAMREAGQPVDGRLFEAPYNRYDAYKVALELLAGPDRPPAIICATDDQAIGVLRAARELRLDVPGDLAVAGFDDVKEAALTDPPLTTVASDREAMARAAVDLVLDDGLRVTGSRRERLKQFPSALVVRRSCGCS
- a CDS encoding trypsin-like peptidase domain-containing protein; the protein is MTDDSIGRGGGHLPGDPQRQPYAPPVPPATPPYTPYAPYGPHGPRAPRPVTTATGVTVWPGGGTHDSAADGRGGRRGDRRRPGRRSGSLIAAVALVAAALGGGTAALVGNATHRSDDSTATPVVNANASEGGVSAVAKAVGPSIVEISATSRGAARSTGSGVVITADGEIITNNHVIAGADTVTVRFSDGSQKDARVVGTDPDKDLALIEVSGASGLKPAVLGDSDAVQVGDQVVAIGSPEGLTGTVTSGIVSALDREVTVSKEQDRSQGGGTGDGWPFEFGGDRYNGDVGESKTTYKAIQTDASLNPGNSGGALINMKGQIVGINSAMYAPGSAAGSPGAGSVGLGFSIPVNTVKADLDTLRSGAAD
- a CDS encoding response regulator transcription factor — translated: MSSLLLLTNALQPSTEVLPALGLLLHSVRVAPAEGPALVDTPGADVILVDGRRDLPQVRSLCQLLRSTGPGCPLMLVVTEGGLAAVTADWGIDDVLLDTAGPAEVEARLRLAMGRQQIGSDDSPMEIRTGDLSVDEATYSAKLKGRVLDLTFKEFELLKYLAQHPGRVFTRAQLLQEVWGYDYFGGTRTVDVHVRRLRAKLGPEHESLIGTVRNVGYRFVIPEKAERVAEEAKAQAATRGGAARSEAEPDRSAGQGTRAAVGRTAKP